ATGCTTCAGTTTATTGCTTAATAAACTTATAAATGCTAGCTAAATGTGTCCACTAAAGCTGTAATCTAAATGCGAATAGTATCATCTCACAAATTCAGTCTCAAACAATCGCAATAGCAATTTTCAAATGCACAATACTAAAACACATGAAAAAAGTAAAGAGAAAACTCACATTACCCACCGGAGCACCCCCATTCCGGGCGGTAGCTAAGCCCTCATCATCCTCCAATTCCTCTTTCTTAACCTTAACCTCACCGGAAACCACATTCCCTTCCAATCCTCCAGCATTATTCCCATCCACTTCTTCCTTCACTCGCCGGTCATCGAATCTCTTCCTCTCTCTCCTCTCATCCAAACCCCTAGCTCTCTTCGAATCTTCCAAATCATCCACACCCTCACTCCTCTCCCTCTCTTTCCTCTTATGCCTCCTCTCCACCACATCCTCTCCCTCCTCCGACCTCTCCCGCTTCACTCTGGACCTCTCCCTACTCCCTTCTCTCTCATACGACCGCTCGCGGCGGTCGTCGCGCGGCTCCGGAGACCTGTCGCGGCGAGATCTGTGGTCGTGGGGCTTGGAATCGCGGTCGGATCGAGATCGGTGGTGGCGGTGGTGGTCATCGGAAGCGTCGCGGCTGCTGCGATGCTTGTCCCGGTCACGGCGGTCGCGTTCGTCTCGGGAGCGCTTGCTGGATTTGTCTTTCTCCATGGCTAGGTTTTCGAAGGCTCTCACTCTTCCTCTGTTAATATCTCTCTTTCTTATATATATATATATTTATGATTTAGCTAAATCTATTGGCGCTCTAATCTCCAGGACCAGGAAAAGTGAACTGGGCCGGGTCGGGCTGGGCCTCTTTTCTCTAGGATTCGTATCCTAATTCTTCTCCCAAAAAAAACAAAAAAAAAAAATTGGTATCCCAATAGCCATTTATTCCCCATTAACCGATCCCAAAATCTGAGCTTTATTTTTCTCTTGTAGTATATTTGATGTGGTTGAAATTCATAAGAATGCTGTTTACTTTTGGTCTATGTTGATCTTAAGCATTTCTATATAAAAAAAAAATGTTGATCTTAAGCATGATAGGCAAAAATAGAGAGCTGGATGAAGGGAAAGGCTTGTGCGAGTGATGAACAATGTTCATCTCCAATGCAATTCTACTAAGTGTATTTTCTGATTCTCTGTGAGTCTGTGACTGCTGATTGTGTTCTAGTTTATGTAGCATGTATAATGGTAGTTAAGAGTGATGTATAGGCTTCTCACATAAGAGATTGAGTTGCCATTAACAATGACCAGTAGTTTATTATGGCACAGATTAAGTGATGGTCTGTGTAACTGCATATTTTCATTTGCTATAGTGTTGAGTGGGAATGGTGATGAGAAGCTTCAGGACTGATCAAAATAGCAGTTTGATATCCTACTGGAGTTTAGTAATTCTTAAGTGTGATTTGCTTACCAGGTGAGAGGAAGCCTTTGTAATGCGTAGGCGATGTTGTTTGAAGATTGATCATGAGTTAGTACCAGATGGGAGCACATAATTTAGCTGGCTTGATGGTGCATGGTTGAGACTTGTGAGATGGTTCGGTTTACTGTCTGACTACTCTTAACAGACTTTCTTTTGCTAAGAGATGGTTGTTTACTATAATTTGAAAACAAACCTTGGTTTTGATCTCTCTGGATTTTAATGCAATTGAATCTCCTTAGTCCTCTATTGTTTTTTGATCTTCCATGTATTGGAGGTACATCCTTTCTGGTGTTTATGCCAGCTTCAGAAGCTACCTTTGTGCGGTTGCATTAGATTTTGAAGCTCATGACAGTTAAAATCTCAACCAAATGTTTAAAGTAATTGTATTATCAAGTCATGGGAGGAATTTCAAACCATATGAAACACAAAAGGAATTGGTATAAATACAGAAGACCAAGGGACCAATGAAAGAACCTAATACTGTGTAAAAGCATACAACCACACTCATCATAGTATAAAACTATAAATACATGAAAGAACCTACTATGCATATTCTTGCAGGTTCTCTGGTAGATGCTTTGTACATGTATAGACTGTGAGAACTGACTTTTAATCTCACTTTACTCTGTACACTACTCTCTTCACCAGGCAAAATATTACATGGAATTGGCAAAGGAAAAGAAAAACTTTGTTTCTTGAAGCTTCAAACAATCTACCTCATGTCCTCTCTCACCATCTGAGCAAAAACCTTGCTCATCGAAATACCAGCAATGTCCCCTACACTTCCCATGCTTAATTCTGCAGTAGAAACAGTGCTGGTCTCCAAGTTGTTGACAGGACTAGCATGATCAGATCTTCCCTCATTTCCTTCGAGTTGAAGCACAAACTCCAAGTTCCACAACACATCCCCCACAGTAGGTCGATCAACACCACATTCAGCTAAGCACTTTGCAGCCACATCTCCAAACTTCTTCAGTGCGTCTGGCTTTACGTGACCTACAAGACGAGGATCAACAATCTCCTCCAGCTGCCCATTTTGATGTCGCTTCATTGCCCATTCAACTAGACTTACCTCTTCCCTTGGACGCGATGGATCAATAACAGGTCTCCCACAAAGGACCTCGAACATCACCACCCCAAATGAGTACACATCTGATTTCTCAGTCAGCTGCTGCCTTGTCAAGTACTCTGGATCAAGATACCCGAAGCTGCCTTTAACAGCAGTGCTGACATGTGTCTGATCAATCTCAGGGCCAGTTTTTGAAAGCCCAAAATCAGCAACTTTGACCATCAAATTCTCATCTAGCAGTATATTCGCAGACTTAACATCACGGTGAATGATCGTCTTTTCAGAGCTGGTATGAAGATAGTGAAGTCCTTTCGCTGCTCCAACACATATTTCAAGCCTCTTCCTCCAGCTTAAGCATGGAAGATCTAAGCCATAGAGATGGTTCTTCAAGCTCCCATTTTCCATGTACTCGTAAATAATGATCAACTCATCTTTCTCATCACAATATCCGATCAAGGACACCAAATGGCGATGACGGAACTGAGACAACATTTCAATTTCAGTCCGAAATTCTGCAAGACCCTGCTTTGATTGAGGAGCTCCTCTCTTAACTGCTACTTTGGTATTGTCCCTTAAAACTCCTTTGTAAACCTTGCCAAAACCACCAACTCCAATGAGCAGATTCTCACTGAAATTTTCAGTAGCCACTTGAATTGCTGCTAATGGGAAGCGATACCCAATTTTCGACGCCGAGAACATTGCCATGCCATTGGCGTCTTTACCTTCTTCTGCATTCACCATGACATCCTCTGCCTTTGAATGTACGGCATGTGCTCGTCTTCCTCTTCTTCTTCTTCTTCTATAAAGCAGGAAGAAAACAATAGCCAAAACAATAGCCAGAAATAATCCAGCAGCCAAACCCACTATAACACCAAGTTTCATCTTAGAGCTGCTACTCAACGAGACATCAAGGCTGCTCCTCGAGTTGCTTACTTTCATGATCTCGAGGCCATTAAGAATGGTAATTGGGTATAGATAAGCTCCATCTGTGCTATAAGGGCCAACACTTACATTCATCTTAGGGCTATCACTTGCCCTCATGATGACATCCATAAAATAAGGGCGGCCTAAGACATTTGATGTCAGATTTTTAAGATCAAGACTGCTAGAGACAGACAAATCATTGATAAAAACTTTGAACATGACCTTGTCAGCATCCTTACTCGTCATGTCACAGAAGTGAAACCGAACCAAATACTTGAAACCGGGATCAACATCAAAATTCCATGTCAGATTAGCAATCATTCTAGATTCCTTTGTCGTGTCCAGCATGGTTGCGGTGCCATATACTGAAGAAGGGGCAATGTACTTCGTTACTGAAGCAGAGAACTTGACAGCTTCTGGCTTTGACACATATGTTGCAACACCCTCATATCTCAGGTATGAATAATCAGAATCCCAAAATCTCCATAAGGTATCATTTTGGGGAGAAACTGTTACATTACCCATGTTCACCCTCCAAACTGTCTCTAATGCCAGCTGACTCAAACTTTGTTCAGTCTCCTTCAAACCAATGGCTCTAGCACCCTTGGGAATGAGCTCATCAGGAAGCAAAACAACCTCCAATGCATTCACGAAAGCAAACGAATTGGAGGAAGGAGTGATAGTGAGAACCAAGCTGCTAGAAGTCACATTCAGAATGTACTCCTTAATGAGAAAATCACTCTCTATTTGACAATCTTTTAAAAGGGTAAAACTTTGAGCAGAAACAGAAAACTTTGCTTGGCTCATATTGTAGCTGTTGTGAACAAAAGGAGAGAAATAGAGGCGAACCCAATGCCGCCCCTGCTTCCTTATCGGAAATGTGTAACGGGAAGGTTCAGTGAATATCAGGGCAGTTTGGAAAACAGCTGAATCAATGGAGGAAGAAGAATTGGAAGTGGTTTTGGCAATTATTTTCTGTGGGGCTGAAAGAATAGTTGAATAAGACTCATCAGGTAGAAACACACGAGTACCAACTGTTTGATTGGTTGATGATCCACAATCAATCAGAAAATTAT
Above is a window of Fragaria vesca subsp. vesca linkage group LG7, FraVesHawaii_1.0, whole genome shotgun sequence DNA encoding:
- the LOC101292454 gene encoding receptor-like protein kinase HERK 1-like; amino-acid sequence: MMRGGTVRLLIWVSSALCLIFGSLGFDPVDNFLIDCGSSTNQTVGTRVFLPDESYSTILSAPQKIIAKTTSNSSSSIDSAVFQTALIFTEPSRYTFPIRKQGRHWVRLYFSPFVHNSYNMSQAKFSVSAQSFTLLKDCQIESDFLIKEYILNVTSSSLVLTITPSSNSFAFVNALEVVLLPDELIPKGARAIGLKETEQSLSQLALETVWRVNMGNVTVSPQNDTLWRFWDSDYSYLRYEGVATYVSKPEAVKFSASVTKYIAPSSVYGTATMLDTTKESRMIANLTWNFDVDPGFKYLVRFHFCDMTSKDADKVMFKVFINDLSVSSSLDLKNLTSNVLGRPYFMDVIMRASDSPKMNVSVGPYSTDGAYLYPITILNGLEIMKVSNSRSSLDVSLSSSSKMKLGVIVGLAAGLFLAIVLAIVFFLLYRRRRRRGRRAHAVHSKAEDVMVNAEEGKDANGMAMFSASKIGYRFPLAAIQVATENFSENLLIGVGGFGKVYKGVLRDNTKVAVKRGAPQSKQGLAEFRTEIEMLSQFRHRHLVSLIGYCDEKDELIIIYEYMENGSLKNHLYGLDLPCLSWRKRLEICVGAAKGLHYLHTSSEKTIIHRDVKSANILLDENLMVKVADFGLSKTGPEIDQTHVSTAVKGSFGYLDPEYLTRQQLTEKSDVYSFGVVMFEVLCGRPVIDPSRPREEVSLVEWAMKRHQNGQLEEIVDPRLVGHVKPDALKKFGDVAAKCLAECGVDRPTVGDVLWNLEFVLQLEGNEGRSDHASPVNNLETSTVSTAELSMGSVGDIAGISMSKVFAQMVREDMR